DNA sequence from the Acidobacteriota bacterium genome:
CCAGCCCCTTACGGGCGTCGATCAAGGCGACGTCCTGCGGGGTGGTGACGATCACCGCACCGGCCAATGGGATCTTCTGGGTGACGGTGAGCTGCGCGTCGCCGGTGCCCGGCGGCAGATCGACGATCAGGAAATCCAGCGCCCCCCACTCGACATCCCCCAGCATCTGCTCGATGCCGCGCATCACCATCGGGCCACGCCAGATCACCGGCGTGTCGGTGTCGACGATGAAGCCCAGGGACATCAGCTTGATGCCGTATTTCTCGAACGGCAGGATGCGATTTTCCTGAATGCGCGGCCGCCGGCCGATGCCGAACATGGTGGGAACCGAAGGACCGTAGATGTCCGCGTCGAGCAAGCCCACGTGGTGACCGAGCTGGCCGAGGCGGATGGCGAGGTTGGCGGCGACGGTGGACTTGCCCACGCCGCCCTTGCCGGAGGCCACGGCTACGACGTTTTGTACCTCGGGGATGAGCTCCGGACTGCGGGCCGTCGCCTGCTGGGCAGCGCGCTGCGGCGGATCCGGCTTGACCACGTTCAACTCCACCTCCACTCGGGAGACCCCCTCGACCTGAGCCACCGCCTCTTCCACCGCGTCGCGCACCTCGTCGGCGGCGCCGGGATTGTGGGTGGCAAGGCGAAGTTCCACCCGCGCCGCGCCGTCGTCGCCGGCGGTCACCGTGTGAACGAAACCGAAAGAGACGATGTCCCGGCTCATGCCCGGATACTTGACGGTCTTGAGGGATTCCCAGACTTGCGCTTCGAGGTCATTGGCCATGTCGGAGGTACCTTCCCGCGGGGCGCCCCCACGGATTCGGCCCCACGGGTTTCGGTTGGGGCCGGATGTTGCTGGAGCGCGGGCCGACCGGCCCGCTGACGAAAACTGTATCAGTCCTCGGAGGGCGCGCCGAGGACCGGCGTGAGCTCCTCCGACGCCGATGAAGGAACCTCAGCCTCGGCGCCATCCTCTTCGCCGGACAGCTCCACCACTTCGCTCCGCACGCGGCTCATCAAGGCGTCCCGTCGGCGGATGCCGAATTGCTTGGAGTCGATCGGTTCGCCCAGGCGCACCTGGACGGTGCCCGAAGCGAGCTTGAGGGAGTCGCGCGACAACACCCGACGGGTGCCGGAGACGCCCACCGGCACAATCGGCGCCCCGGCCTTCAGGGCCACCAAAAAGCCACCGCGCTCGAAGGGGCCGATGCGGCCATCGCGCGAGCGGGTGCCCTCCGGGAAAAACAGCACCGAGGCACCGGCATCGAGCCGGCGGCCAGCGATCTTGTAGACCTCGCGGGCTCGACTGCGATCCGAGCGGTCCACCGGGATGAAGCCACCGGCGTGGAGCGACCAACCGAAGACCGGAATCCGGAACAGGCTGCGCTTGGCGGCGAAGCGCAGCGAGCCCGGCAGGGTGACCAGCAGGGCCGGAATGTCGAAGTAGCTCTGGTGATTCGCCAGGTAGACGCGGCCGCGGCGGCCGTCCACCGAAGCCGGCACCTCGGCTTCGACTTTCACTCCGCTGATCCACAGCAGGCCCCGTGACCAGACCCGGGCCAGGACCACCATCAAGTTCCCGCGCGGCGGCACCCAGGAGAACAGGACCGCAGTGGAACCGAGCACGAGGGTGACCGGCACCAGGTAGGCGATGGCCAGGGCGGTACGCCACCAGGCGGGGCGGCGGTAGGGTGTGGAGCGCTCGGAAGTCACGTCAGGGGGAAGCCTCGGCAAGAATCCATCCGGACATCGGTTACCGCCCCATTCTGCGCGATCCGTGCGCACCAGGTCCAGCCGGCGGCTGCGATCGGCAGCGGGCTAGCCCGACCTAGCCACCAGCCTTCTGCTGCGAGGGCGGATGCACCTGCATATGCAGCGTCTTTTGGCCTCTCCGCTCCTCGACGTACTTCGAGTACGCCCGCTTCGCTTGGAGGACCAAACTCCTTGCAGCTGCAGGCCCAAGAAACAACTCTGGACGCCCTCTCGCGACGAAGTTGGTGAGAAGGTCGGGCTAGCCCATGGAATATCAAAGTGATATCATACTTATATCAGTCGAGGATGAGCCCGATGATCGGTACTCGACTCTCTGTACGACCCATTCTTGACTCAGGGGAGATTGCCATGGCCCAGAAAACAGATTCCATTCGCGAGATTTCCCGCACCGCCCTGCCCGGTCTGGGGATGCTCTTTGTCGCCCTGCTCGTGATGGCAGGCGGGATCGAGAGCTTCCGGCGCGGGGTGTTGTCCGGATCGGCGGCGGAGGGGCTCGCCGGCGTGCTGTTGTTCGTTGTCGCCATCCTGCTTTTGGCAGGACTGTTCACGGTGCACCCGAACGAGGCCAAGGTCCTGCAGCTCTTCGGCTCCTACCGCGCGTCGGTGAAAGAACCGGGGCTGCGCTGGGCCAACCCCTTCTACTCCAAGACGAAGATTTCGCAACGTACCCGCAACTTCGAAACCGGCAAGCTCAAGGTCAATGACCGCAGCGGCAATCCGATCGAGATCGGCGCGGTGGTGGTGTGGAAGGTGGTCGATACGGCGGAGGCCCTGTTCAATGTGGACGACTTCAAGCATTTCGTCGAGGTGCAAAGCGAAGCGGCCCTGCGCGCCTTGGCGACGGCCTATCCCTACGATGCCCACGAGGAGGGAGAGGAAGCCCTTTCCAGCCACACCGTAGACATCTCCGCGGAGCTGCGGGACCAGGTGCAAAAGCGCCTCGATCAAGCCGGCGTCCAGGTGATCGAAACCCGCATCAGTCACCTGGCCTACGCCCAGGAGATCGCCGCCGCGATGCTCCAGCGGCAGCAGGCGAGCGCGGTGGTGGCGGCGCGCCAGAAAATCGTCGAGGGCGCCGTGGGGATGGTGGAAACGGCCCTCGAAATGCTCTCGACCCAGCAGGTGGTCGAACTGGACGAAGAGCGCCGGGCGGCGATGGTTTCGAACCTGCTGGTGGTGCTGTGCAGCGACCGCCACACCCAACCGGTGGTCAACACCGGCACCCTCCACCACTAACCCTTTCTTATTATTCGACGAACGGGCGAGACTCTCCGTGGCCAAAAGAAAAGCGTTCCCGCTGCGCATCGATCCGCGGATCTATGAAGCCCTCAAGAAGTGGTCGGCGGATGAGTTGCGGAGCGTCAACGGCCAGATCGAGTTTTTGCTGCTCAACGCCCTGAAGCGCGCCGGCCGCTGGAAGAAGGACGCCGACTAGCAGGTTGCTGAAAAGGCCCTCGGCCTGCTGAAGAGGCGAAACCGTCTTTCAGCCCCTGCCTAGCTGGACGGGCTAGACCCATTCCGGCGGCGGGCCGCACGGGCACTGTAGGATGGGCTCCCATGCCGCCCGTCAGCTCGCTTCGCCGCCGACTTCGCTTGCTCGGCTGGCTCCGTCTCTCGCTCGTCGCCGGGGCGCTCTACGACCTGATCTTCGCCGCCCTGATGGTGGTCGCCCCGGCAGCCACCGCCGCCTTTCTGGACCTGCCGCTGCCGGGCGAGACGTTCTATCTCTGGCTCCTCGCCATCCTGCTGACCATGCTGGCCCTGCTGTATCTGGCGGCGGCGCAGGATCCACGGCGCTACACGGCGGTGGTGTGGGTCGCCATCGCCGGGCGCCTCGCCGGAGCCGGCGCCTTCGCCCTGGCGGCCTACGGTCGTCCGGAACTCCAGCCGCTCTACCTGGTGGCCGCCGCCGATGCCGCCTTCGGCCTGCTCCACGCCGCCCTCGCCCGCCCCTTGAGCACCGGATGACGATGACCGAATGAGAGCCTTTTTCGACCTCGCGCGGGTACTCGGTGAGATCGCGATTCTCACTGGCCAGGCCTTTCGCGGGCTGTTTCGGCGGCCTTGGGCGTTGCGCGAATGGGTGCGCCAGATGGAGCAGATCGGCGTCTACTCGCTGGGCGTAGCGGCCATCACCACCACCTTCACGGGCATGGTGCTGGCCCTGCAATATGCCCTCGGCTTCGCCTCCCTGGGCGGCAAGTGGTACGTCGGCTCGATCGTCTCCACCTCGCTGGTGCGCGAACTCGGTCCGGTACTCACCGCTCTGGTGGTGGGCGGCCGAATCGGTTCCGGCATGACCGCCGAGCTGGGCACCATGAAGGTGACGGAGCAGATCGACGCGCTGCGCTCGATGGCGGCGGATCCGGTGGTCAAGCTGGTGGTGCCGAAGCTTGCCGCCACCCTTGTGATGCTGCCGGCGCTGACCATCCTGGGCGACGCCCTCGGCATCTTCGGCGGCCTTGCCATCGCCATCTACGAACTGGACGTAGCGCCGGGCCTCTACATGAACGACGTGCTCGATTCCCTCACCCTGAACGACGTCTTCAGCGGCGTCGGAAAGACCTTCTTTTTCGGCTATTTCATTGCCATCATCGGCTGCTACAATGGCCTTAACGCCGCGGGGGGAGCCGACGGCGTGGGGCGCGCCACCACCAATACCGTGGTCTATGCCTCGATTTCGATCCTGGTCTCCGATTTCTTCCTCACCAAGATGTTTTCGATGCTGTTCTAGATCATGGCCGCTACCGAATCCATCGCCGACGCCCTGTTTACCGTCCGTGGCCTGTCGAAGTCCTACGGCGACAAGGAAGTCTTGCGCTCGATCGACTTTGACGTGCAGCGCGGCGAATGCCTGGTCATCCTGGGCGGTTCCGGTAGCGGCAAGAGCGTCACCCTGCGGCAGTTGAACGGTCTGGAAGAGCCCGACGAGGGCAGCGTGCTGTTCGATGGCGATGTCGAGATCTCCAGCCTGTCGGAGCAGCAGCTCTTCCCCATCCGTCGGCGCATCGCGATGCTCTTCCAGGGCGGCGCGCTGTTCGATTCGATGACGGTGTTCGAGAACATCGCCTTCCCGCTGCGCGAGCACTCGGATCTGGACGAGGATGAGATTCGAGAACGGGTGGCCGAGCGCTTGTCGCGGGTGCGCCTGGCGGGTATCGAGGACAAGGTGCCGGCCAACCTCTCCGGCGGCATGAAGAAGCGCGTCGCCTTGGCCCGCTCCCTCGCTCTGGATCCGGAGGTGGTGCTCTTCGACGAGCCCACCACCGGTCTCGACCCGCGCACTTCGGCCACCATCGGCAGCCTGATCCGCGACATCCAGCAGAAGATCGGCGTGACCTCCGTAGTGGTGACCCACGACCTGCCCCTGGCACGCTCCGTCGGCGACCGGCTGGCTTTTCTCCACCGCGGCAAGTTCCGCTTCATCGGCACCTGGCTCGAGGCGGAGAGGACGGCGGATCCGCTGGTGACGGATTTCCTGGCCGGCCGCGAGGAGGACATCGATGCCGCGTGAGGGAGGACGCGAAACGCGGGTAGGCCTCCTGCTGCTGGCAGCGCTGGCGATTCTGGCGGTGGCGGTGTTCCTGATCGGCAAGGACAGCAACCTGTTCGCGACAAAGAACCGCTACTTCACCCGCTTCCAGAACGTCAGCGGCCTGCAGAAGGGCAATCCGGTGCAGTTGAACGGCGTGGACGTCGGCACCGTCGAAGAAGTGAATCTCTCGCGCGAAGCCGGCGACGAGAAAATCCAGGTGTGGATTTCCATCGACGAGCGCTACGCCGAGCGCATTCGGCAGGATTCCCTGGCCCGCATCAAGACCCTCGGTTTGCTGGGCGACAAATTCGTGGAGATCACCGCCGGCTCGCCGGCCGCCGAGCTGGTCGCTTCGGGTGCGGAGATTCGCGCCGCTCCGGCCACCAGTGTCGACGCGCTGATCGCCTCCGGCGAGGATACGGTCAACAACGTGGTGGCGATTTCCTCTTCCCTGCGCACGGTATTGAAGCGTCTGGAGCAGGGCGAGGGCGTGGTCGGCGAGTTGACCGCCGACACCCCCGAGGGTGACAAGTTCACCCGCTCCGTCTACGACACGGTGGAGTCCTTCCAGCGCATCGTCAACAAACTGGAGCGCGGTGACGGCCCGATCGCCCGGCTGATCAACGACCGCGCCATGGCGGACCGCCTGGCCGAAAGCGTGACCTCCCTCGAAGGGCTGCTGAAGCGCGCCGAGGAGGGCGACGGCCTGCTGCCCCGGCTGCTCGACGACGAAACCCTGGTCCGTCAGGTGGAAGGCACCTTGGCCAACCTCCAGGAGGCCTCCGAGCAACTGACCGCCTTCACCCGCGAAGTCGAAGGCTCCGACGGTCTCGCCATGAAGCTGCTGACGGACGAGGAGTACGCCACCGAGGTGAGCGAGAACCTCAGCCAGCTCGTCGAACGCCTGAACGGCATCGCCGGCAAGCTCTCCGAAGGGGACGGAACGGTGGCCCGGCTGATCGACGATCCGCAGGTCTATGAAGCGATCAACGATGTTATCGTTGGAATCGACGAGTCGCGCTTGCTGCGCTGGCTAATCCGCAATCGCCAGAAGAAGGGCATCGAACAGCGATTCGAGGAAAATCAAGGCGAAGACTCGCCGAACCAAGGGGGATCGGCCACTCCCTGAGGCCGACCCACACCGGATGTCCTCCACCCCATGTCCCACTACCTGATCACCGGCGGTGCCGGCTTCATCGGCTCCCACGTCACCCGACGTCTGCTCGGCCGCGGCGACCAGGTGACGGTGCTGGACAACTTCAACGACTTCTACGACCCGGCGCGCAAGCGCGCAAACGTGGCACCCTTCCTGGACGGCGACGCCTACCGGCTGGTGGAAGGCGACATTCGCGACGAGGCGCTGGTGGACGAGCTGTTTCAGAGCGGAGAGTTCGACGGGGTGATCCACCTGGCGGCCCGGGCGGGGGTGCGACCGAGCCTGGCGGAGCCCATCCTCTACGAGGACGTCAACTGCATCGGCACCCTACGGCTGCTGGAGGCGGCCCGGCGCCACGGCCCGCAGGTGTTCATTTTCGGCTCGTCATCGTCGGTCTACGGCATCAACCAGAAGGTGCCGTTCTCGGAGAGCGATCCGGTGGATCAGCCGATCAGCCCCTACGCCACCACCAAGCGCACCGGCGAGCTGCTCTGCTACAACTACCACCACCTTTACGGCCTCAAGACGAGCTGC
Encoded proteins:
- a CDS encoding SPFH domain-containing protein codes for the protein MREISRTALPGLGMLFVALLVMAGGIESFRRGVLSGSAAEGLAGVLLFVVAILLLAGLFTVHPNEAKVLQLFGSYRASVKEPGLRWANPFYSKTKISQRTRNFETGKLKVNDRSGNPIEIGAVVVWKVVDTAEALFNVDDFKHFVEVQSEAALRALATAYPYDAHEEGEEALSSHTVDISAELRDQVQKRLDQAGVQVIETRISHLAYAQEIAAAMLQRQQASAVVAARQKIVEGAVGMVETALEMLSTQQVVELDEERRAAMVSNLLVVLCSDRHTQPVVNTGTLHH
- a CDS encoding lysophospholipid acyltransferase family protein, producing MTSERSTPYRRPAWWRTALAIAYLVPVTLVLGSTAVLFSWVPPRGNLMVVLARVWSRGLLWISGVKVEAEVPASVDGRRGRVYLANHQSYFDIPALLVTLPGSLRFAAKRSLFRIPVFGWSLHAGGFIPVDRSDRSRAREVYKIAGRRLDAGASVLFFPEGTRSRDGRIGPFERGGFLVALKAGAPIVPVGVSGTRRVLSRDSLKLASGTVQVRLGEPIDSKQFGIRRRDALMSRVRSEVVELSGEEDGAEAEVPSSASEELTPVLGAPSED
- a CDS encoding GDP-mannose 4,6-dehydratase codes for the protein MSHYLITGGAGFIGSHVTRRLLGRGDQVTVLDNFNDFYDPARKRANVAPFLDGDAYRLVEGDIRDEALVDELFQSGEFDGVIHLAARAGVRPSLAEPILYEDVNCIGTLRLLEAARRHGPQVFIFGSSSSVYGINQKVPFSESDPVDQPISPYATTKRTGELLCYNYHHLYGLKTSCLRFFTVYGPAQRPEMAIHKFTDLIARGQPVPLFGDGSSRRDYTFIDDIVDGAISSLDRAHDFEIFNLGGAETTSLADLVRWIGEELGVEPQVESHAVQPGDVPITYADVEKAERLLGYSPKVPIREGLKRFVAWYRRGHATAGSA
- a CDS encoding MlaD family protein, with product MPREGGRETRVGLLLLAALAILAVAVFLIGKDSNLFATKNRYFTRFQNVSGLQKGNPVQLNGVDVGTVEEVNLSREAGDEKIQVWISIDERYAERIRQDSLARIKTLGLLGDKFVEITAGSPAAELVASGAEIRAAPATSVDALIASGEDTVNNVVAISSSLRTVLKRLEQGEGVVGELTADTPEGDKFTRSVYDTVESFQRIVNKLERGDGPIARLINDRAMADRLAESVTSLEGLLKRAEEGDGLLPRLLDDETLVRQVEGTLANLQEASEQLTAFTREVEGSDGLAMKLLTDEEYATEVSENLSQLVERLNGIAGKLSEGDGTVARLIDDPQVYEAINDVIVGIDESRLLRWLIRNRQKKGIEQRFEENQGEDSPNQGGSATP
- a CDS encoding P-loop NTPase; its protein translation is MANDLEAQVWESLKTVKYPGMSRDIVSFGFVHTVTAGDDGAARVELRLATHNPGAADEVRDAVEEAVAQVEGVSRVEVELNVVKPDPPQRAAQQATARSPELIPEVQNVVAVASGKGGVGKSTVAANLAIRLGQLGHHVGLLDADIYGPSVPTMFGIGRRPRIQENRILPFEKYGIKLMSLGFIVDTDTPVIWRGPMVMRGIEQMLGDVEWGALDFLIVDLPPGTGDAQLTVTQKIPLAGAVIVTTPQDVALIDARKGLAMFRKVNVPVVGILENMSTFVCPHCHEETQIFKHGGGERTAELLETRFLGRIPLDPEIVRGGDAGRPIVAEQEEGPHADAFRQIAEAVVEEVAALERPSLTIV
- a CDS encoding ABC transporter ATP-binding protein, whose product is MAATESIADALFTVRGLSKSYGDKEVLRSIDFDVQRGECLVILGGSGSGKSVTLRQLNGLEEPDEGSVLFDGDVEISSLSEQQLFPIRRRIAMLFQGGALFDSMTVFENIAFPLREHSDLDEDEIRERVAERLSRVRLAGIEDKVPANLSGGMKKRVALARSLALDPEVVLFDEPTTGLDPRTSATIGSLIRDIQQKIGVTSVVVTHDLPLARSVGDRLAFLHRGKFRFIGTWLEAERTADPLVTDFLAGREEDIDAA
- a CDS encoding ABC transporter permease, with the translated sequence MRAFFDLARVLGEIAILTGQAFRGLFRRPWALREWVRQMEQIGVYSLGVAAITTTFTGMVLALQYALGFASLGGKWYVGSIVSTSLVRELGPVLTALVVGGRIGSGMTAELGTMKVTEQIDALRSMAADPVVKLVVPKLAATLVMLPALTILGDALGIFGGLAIAIYELDVAPGLYMNDVLDSLTLNDVFSGVGKTFFFGYFIAIIGCYNGLNAAGGADGVGRATTNTVVYASISILVSDFFLTKMFSMLF